The following are from one region of the Canis lupus familiaris isolate Mischka breed German Shepherd chromosome 30, alternate assembly UU_Cfam_GSD_1.0, whole genome shotgun sequence genome:
- the SCAMP5 gene encoding secretory carrier-associated membrane protein 5: MAEKVNNFPPLPKFIPLKPCFYQDFEADIPPQHLSMTKRLYYLWMLNSVTLAVNLVGCLAWLIGGGGATNFGLAFLWLILFTPCSYVCWFRPIYKAFKTDSSFSFMAFFFTFMAQLVISIIQAVGIPGWGVCGWIATISFFGTNVGSAVVMLIPTIMFTVVAVFSFIALSMVHKFYRGSGGSFSKAQEEWTTGAWKNPHVQQAAQNAAMGAAQGAMNQPQTQYSATPNYTYSNEM, from the exons ATGGCAG AGAAAGTGAACAACTTCCCACCGTTGCCCAAATTCATCCCCCTGAAGCCATGTTTCTACCAAGACTTTGAGGCAGACATCCCTCCCCAGCATCTCAGCATGACCAAGCGCCTCTACTACCTCTGGATGT TGAACAGCGTCACGCTGGCCGTGAACCTGGTGGGCTGTCTCGCGTGGCTGATCGGAGGCGGGGGAGCCACCAACTTTGGCCTCGCCTTTCTCTGGCTCATCCTCTTCACACCCTGCTCCTACGTCTGCTGGTTTCGGCCCATTTACAAGGCCTTCAA GACTGACAGCTCCTTCAGCTTCATGGCATTCTTCTTTACCTTCATGGCCCAGCTGGTCATCAGCATCATCCAGGCCGTGGGCATCCCAGGCTGGGGAGTCTG CGGCTGGATCGCCACCATCTCCTTCTTCGGAACAAATGTTGGCTCAGCAGTGGTGATGCTCATTCCCACCATCATGTTCACGGTCGTGGCTGTGTTTTCCTTCATCGCCCTCAGCATG GTTCATAAATTCTACCGGGGCAGTGGGGGAAGTTTCAGCAAAGCTCAGGAGGAGTGGACCACGGGGGCTTGGAAGAACCCACACGTGCAGCAGGCGGCCCAGAACGCAGCCATGGGGGCGGCCCAGGGGGCCATGAATCAGCCGCAGACTCAATACTCCGCCACCCCCAACTACACATATTCCAATGAGATGTGA